Proteins encoded together in one Cicer arietinum cultivar CDC Frontier isolate Library 1 chromosome 4, Cicar.CDCFrontier_v2.0, whole genome shotgun sequence window:
- the LOC140920101 gene encoding uncharacterized protein, with amino-acid sequence MRISKRTSNEYWQLVSFTEDHTCHRRAKNKQAKIEWLAKKFVPMLRHTPEMKPNGLIVEALDKWGVKLSKYQAYRAKVRAIEMIQGAQREQYAHLREYADELRRSNPNSTVIIKLDACFLKGEYGGQLIAAVGKDGNNQMIPIAYAVVEAETKDSWRWDWYRPLPTLGPMWNTDYVLNTCMGIGKNKYPGGHMKELLWLATRATVVQDWEKAMQKFKAINEDAWKDMMQLPPSMWTRSTFRTDTQCDLQVNNMCEAFNMVVLEYRDKPIITLLEGLKHYITVRIVKQKELMLRYRGNICPSIQQILEKAKRAAGCWFATWHGDDDFNLFSVTNGVDTYTVNLHTKTCACRKWDLTGIPCCHALVCIWHNKADPESYVSPYYRYKT; translated from the exons ATGAGGATCAGTAAGAGGACTTCAAATGAATATTGGCAATTAGTGAGTTTCACAGAGGATCATACATGTCATAGGAGGGCAAAAAATAAACAAGCTAAGATTGAATGGCTTGCCAAGAAATTCGTTCCTATGTTGAGACATACGCCTGAAATGAAACCCAATGGATTGATTGTTGAGGCGCTTGATAAATGGGGTGTGAAGTTGTCTAAATACCAAGCATATAGAGCCAAAGTAAGAGCCATAGAAATGATTCAAGGTGCTCAAAGGGAGCAATATGCACATTTGAGAGAATATGCTGATGAACTTAGGAGATCAAATCCAAACTCTACGGTTATTATTAA GTTGGATGCTTGTTTCTTGAAGGGAGAATATGGCGGTCAATTAATAGCCGCAGTAGGTAAAGATGGGAATAATCAAATGATTCCCATTGCATATGCAGTTGTTGAAGCAGAAACAAAAGACTCATGGCGATG GGATTGGTACCGGCCATTGCCAACATTGGGGCCCATGTGGAACACCGATTATGTGTTAAACACTTGTATGGGAATTGGAAAAAATAAGTATCCTGGAGGACATATGAAAGAGCTTCTTTGGTTGGCAACAAGAGCTACTGTGGTCCAGGATTGGGAGAAAGCAATGCAAAAATTTAAGGCAAtcaatgaagatgcatggaAAGACATGATGCAACTTCCACCATCTATGTGGACTAGGTCAACATTTCGCACTGATACACAATGTGACCTTCAAGTAAACAACATGTGTGAGGCTTTCAACATGGTTGTATTGGAGTATAGAGATAAGCCTAtcataacattacttgaagGTTTGAAACATTACATTACAGTAAGGATTGTGAAACAAAAAGAACTCATGCTACGATATAGAGGCAATATATGTCCTAGTATTCaacaaatattggaaaaggCAAAAAGAGCAGCTGGGTGTTGGTTCGCAACTTGGCATGGAGATGATGATTTTAACTTGTTTAGTGTCACAAATGGTGTAGATACTTATACGGTAAATCTACACACAAAAACTTGTGCTTGTCGTAAGTGGGATTTGACCGGTATTCCGTGTTGCCATGCTCTTGTTTGCATATGGCATAACAAAGCTGATCCAGAATCGTACGTTTCACCTTATTATAGGTATAAAACttga
- the LOC101511977 gene encoding probable polygalacturonase At3g15720, with protein sequence MKILFAFFLLFFIASPSLCSQLVNHKILLDDSNYFNVLNYGAKGDGQTDDSNAFLKAWQDVCSTRQSNPTLLIPNGKRFMLQPVSFQGPCISSRVNVVLQGTISAPKSIEEWDWTKGDVGKSWIQFWHINGLVINGGGTVDGQGAPWWNKFHDQTDLTRPTALRFSNCDNLNVATLTHINSPKNHISITSCDGVRISNLHINAPEESPNTDGFDISSSSNILIYHSTISTGDDCIAINSGSNFINITDVYCGPGHGISVGSLGKDGDFAMVEEVLVKNCTFSGTTNGARIKTWVGGRGYARKITFEDIKLYKVDHPVIIDQQYDALLSSTNDAVKISDVTYRKIRGTSNDNDAIELNCASIGCTNIVFENIYIIGVDGETTSSSCRNVEGTSSYCNPKIPCL encoded by the exons atgaaaatactCTTTGCTTTCTTTCTATTgtttttcattgcttcacctaGCTTGTGCTCTCAATTagtaaatcataaaatattactagaTGACAGCAATTACTTCAATGTTCTTAATTATGGTGCCAAGGGTGATGGCCAAACTGATGAttcaaat GCATTTTTGAAAGCATGGCAAGATGTTTGTAGTACAAGACAAAGTAATCCAACACTTCTCATACCGAATGGCAAAAGATTCATGTTGCAACCTGTGTCGTTTCAAGGCCCTTGCATATCTTCACGGGTTAACGTTGTG CTTCAAGGAACTATTAGTGCCCCAAAAAGTATTGAGGAATGGGATTGGACAAAAGGTGATGTTGGGAAATCATGGATCCAATTCTGGCACATAAATGGCCTTGTTATCAATGGAGGAGGAACAGTTGATGGCCAAGGTGCTCCTTGGTGGAACAAATTTCATGACCAAACTGACCTTACTAGGCCAACG GCTCTTAGATTTAGTAACTGTGATAATCTTAATGTTGCCACGTTGACTCACATCAACAGTCCAAAAAATCATATAAGCATTACTTCATGCGATGGTGTTCGCATCTCAAATCTTCATATAAATGCACCAGAGGAGAGTCCCAACACGGATGGATTTGATATCTCTTCATCATCCAACATCTTGATTTATCATTCAACCATCTCAACTG gTGATGATTGTATCGCCATTAATAGTGGTTCCAACTTCATCAACATAACCGATGTTTATTGTGGACCTGGCCATGGAATTAG tgtcgGAAGCCTTGGAAAAGATGGAGATTTTGCTATGGTAGAAGAGGTACTTGTAAAAAATTGCACTTTTAGTGGGACTACAAATGGTGCTAGAATCAAGACATGGGTG GGAGGACGTGGTTATGCAAGGAAGATCACATTCGAAGATATTAAACTTTATAAAGTGGATCACCCTGTGATTATTGATCAACAATACGATGCCTTATTATCAAGTACAAATGACGCAGTTAAAATTAGTGATGTTACTTATCGCAAAATTCGAGGAACATCAAATGATAACGAtgcaattgaattgaattgtgCTTCTATTGGTTGCACCAACATTGTATTTGAAAACATCTACATAATTGGTGTTGATGGAGAGACCACATCTTCGTCGTGCAGAAATGTTGAAGGAACTAGCTCTTATTGTAATCCAAAGATCCCATGTCTTTAG